Proteins found in one Candidatus Fermentibacter sp. genomic segment:
- a CDS encoding ABC transporter ATP-binding protein, with amino-acid sequence MAETAVLLDRLVKRFGRFTAVDSISLSVERGEVFGFLGPNGAGKSTTIRIMCGLLRPTSGTAVIDGIDVARRPEEVRAGIGYMSQRFSLYRDLTVVENAAFFAGVYGLDGREASARIGEVLAEVGLAGSEPLAVSSLDPGRRQRLALGCSLMHHPRILFLDEPTSGVDPRTRGEFWDIIYGLAGSGVTVFVTTHYMQEADFCSRLAMIHAGRLVASGTPGDLRRGYGPGVVEVRCADPSGMLDALSKAAGVEEAFLFGDAVHAYSAGPAASAAVLSAIPGVSAARVIEPTLEDVFVRLVRGTA; translated from the coding sequence ATGGCTGAGACGGCCGTGCTCCTCGACAGGCTCGTGAAGCGCTTCGGACGGTTCACAGCGGTCGACTCGATCTCGCTCTCGGTCGAGCGGGGAGAGGTCTTCGGCTTCCTCGGCCCGAACGGCGCAGGCAAGTCGACCACCATCAGGATCATGTGCGGGCTCCTGAGGCCCACCTCCGGCACGGCCGTGATAGACGGGATCGATGTGGCCAGGCGGCCCGAGGAGGTGAGGGCCGGTATCGGCTACATGAGTCAGCGGTTCTCGCTCTACAGGGACCTGACGGTGGTCGAGAACGCCGCGTTCTTCGCGGGCGTGTACGGCCTGGACGGCAGGGAGGCTTCGGCGAGGATCGGAGAGGTGCTCGCGGAAGTGGGGCTGGCCGGGTCCGAGCCGCTGGCGGTCTCATCCCTCGACCCCGGCAGGAGGCAGAGGCTGGCGCTCGGGTGCTCGCTGATGCACCACCCGCGCATCCTCTTCCTCGACGAGCCGACCTCGGGGGTCGATCCGCGCACCCGAGGCGAGTTCTGGGACATCATCTACGGCCTCGCCGGGAGCGGCGTCACGGTGTTCGTCACCACGCACTACATGCAGGAGGCCGACTTCTGCAGCAGGCTTGCGATGATCCACGCAGGAAGGCTCGTCGCCTCCGGGACCCCGGGCGACCTCCGGCGCGGATACGGCCCGGGAGTGGTCGAAGTCCGCTGCGCGGACCCGTCGGGCATGCTCGACGCTCTGTCGAAGGCGGCCGGCGTCGAGGAGGCCTTCCTCTTCGGGGATGCAGTCCACGCCTATTCGGCCGGTCCCGCCGCCTCGGCGGCTGTCCTGTCGGCCATCCCCGGCGTGAGTGCCGCGAGGGTCATCGAACCCACCCTGGAGGATGTCTTCGTGAGGCTCGTGCGGGGTACTGCATGA